The segment ggatgctgagagctccTAAAGGGAGAAATCTTCACAACTCTAACATGGAGCTCTAACATGGTAAGTGTCTGTGAGAGAGCAGGCAGATGCAGAACCCTAGAGGGATCTTCTATAGCTGCCACTTCCCACGACTGATAGGACATGTcacaggggctgtgctggcttcTCTACTGTGGAGGACAGGGATGTTCCCTGGATCAATGATTACCTACATAAGCTGTCAGAGGGACAGAAAATGAGGGTTCCTTCtcacagggctggctgcaggctgtgcagtggtggtgcccagggctgtggtacagagcagggtccctgctgtgccccaggggctgtgtgccggggcagggcctctACCGCTtaccaggctcagcactcagcctaCAGGGTGCTGACTGGCGTACTGCggagagaagctgtgggtggaagggttccccccagcagggcaggaaaggGTCCTGCTGGTGGGAGTCTGCTTCCTGgatgtcctggtttcaattaggatagagttaattttcctcctagtagctggaAAGGTGTTAtattttggcttaggatgagaagagtggtgataacatgctgatgttttaattgttgcagagcagtgcttacactaagccaaggacttttcagcttctcactctgtcctgccagcaggcaggctgggcatgcatcaggagctgggaggggacagacccaggacagctgacccaaactagtcaaaggggtattccatatcatctgacatcatgctgaacaatatataggggtggctagcgGGGGTGGGAGGGCTGGCTGCTCGGGGACAAGCTGGGCATTGGTCAacgggtggtgagcaattgcattgtgcatcacttgtttcatacacataaTTATTATTCACactattactgttattattattattattattattattattattaattattttccatcttaataaactgtctttatctcaactcacaggcttcattttcctgtttctctcccccatcccagagagggagaggggaggatgAGCGAATGGTGATGCTTAGCTGCCACCTGGGTTAAACCATAACACTGGAGCCGGCTGCTCACAGCTCAAGAGAACCCCCAGGACATCTCTGGGGTTGGTTATTGATAGGGAAGACCAAGGCAGGgaatacctgaagggaaggcaCTCTCAGAACTCTGCTTTCACTTTCCTGCCATGAGGGACAATTATGGAGATTATAAGGGACTTACCAGGTTTTTAGAAGGGACTGAAGATCCTAGAACGTTACAGTGAAATAGATTTGTATGTCTGTGAAGAACCTCCTAATTTCCCCTAACACCTGTACAGATTGCACAGGCTACGTCAGCAAAATGGGCACCTGAAATCCCTTTCTGGTGCCCTTTACAAGACACTATGAAGCAGTACTGACTGCTCCTAAGTCCAACAAGGATTTGCCTGGTCCCTATTGTACTCTTCGACAGCAAAACCCAGAGATCCAGGAAGGAGCACATTCTCCTCACAAGGAAGTGACACTGTGTCTTCCTGAGGagctttctttgaaatataaCTTACGCTCAGAGAAGTCTAActtgtctctctcttttcttccatggacagccaaccataccctgaggcagcaaatgtccaacagcagcttctccacagagttcctcctcctgccattcacagacactcgggagctgcagcttctgcactttgggctcttcctgggcatctacctggctgcgctcctgggcaacggcctcatcctcacagccatagcctgcgaccaccacctccacacccccatgtacttcttcctcttcaacctcgccctccttgacctgggcACTATTACaaccactgtccccaaagccatggccaattccctctgggacaccaggaccATTTCCTATGCAGATTGTGCTACCCAGCTCTTTATGTTTGTCGCATTTATCACAGCAGAGTTTtctcttctcaccatcatggctTATGACCGCTATGTTGCCATCTGTAAACCTCTGCACTATGGGACAATAATGGACAGCAGAACTTGTGTCAACATGGCAGCAGCTACCTGGGGCAGCACTTTTCTCTATGCTGttctgcacactgccaataccttttcccttctcctctgcaAAGGGAATGCCCTAGACCAGTTCTTTTGTgaaattccccagatcctcaagctctcctgctctgaTGCCTACCTCAGAGAAGTTGCGTTCAttatcttttgcttttgttcaggtgttgcgtgttttgttttccttgtgctgtcctatgtgcagatcttcaggacCGTTCTGAGGATGCCctcagagcagggccagcacaaagccttttccacgtgcctccctcacctcaCTGTGGTCTCCCTGTTCATCAGCAATATCATGTTTGCCTATTTGAAGCCCCTCtccatctcttcctcctccctgaaTCTTTTtctggcagttctgtactcagtggtgcttccagcagtgaaccccctcatctacagcatgaggaacaaggagcTCAAGGATACTGTTAGGAAACTGATTTGGGGGATGTTTTTCAGTACTCAGAAagtttctttccctctccataAACGAAAATTGTGTATCCCATtccagcctgtttttttttgcttgtttgtttacttgtttgtttttatcattattattttttttccttatttccattGTGACATCTTTGGCTTCTTGCATTTCCGCATAAGTGTTGGGATTCCTCCCACTGCAATTAATGAGTGAAACTGCACTTTTTTATATGGATGCTTTATACATATTCATGTAACAGTAAGTCAGTGAAGACTCTCTCATAGCACCTTTGTAATAAACAAGATAACACAGGATATCATGGGATATCACACCGCTGGGGTATgattctttgttgtttttacctAGCTATGCAGTTGAACTCCGCCACAACCTCTCTCTCACTCACCCTCCtcagaaggggaggggaagaagaaagtatgctggggaaaaaaaaaaaagaaaaaaggaaaaagaaaaaagaaaaacaagagggaaagggaagggaagggaagggaagggaagggaagggaagggaagggaagggaagggaagggaagggaagggaagggaagggaagggaagggaagggaagggaagggaagggaagggaagggaagggaagggaagggaagggaagggaagggaagggaagggaagggaagggaagggaagggaagggaagggaagggaagggaagggaagggaagggaagggaagggaagggaagggaagggaagggaagggaagggaagggaagggaagggaagggaagggaagggaagggaagggaaaagaaaagaaaagaaaagaaaagaaaagaaaagaaaagaaaagaaaagaaaagaaaagaaaagaaaagaaaagaaaagaaaagaaaagaaaagaaaagaaaagaaaagaaaagaaaagaaaagaaaaaagaaaaagaaaagaaaagtaaaattatgTAGATTGTCCTTGTAGATACTGAAGCGCACttgggggacaatgcagtcattggtcccagtcaacatgggttcatgagaGGTAGGTCCTCTTtgacaaatttgatttcctctTACGATAAGATCACCCATTtagttgatcaagggaaaccagctgatgtgatctttttggatttcagtaaagcttttgacacagtttcacAGAGGAtactactggacaaaatgtagCTGGACAAAAATATCATacatgttgcaggaagaacggctgaaaacacgacagacactagtatggtcagatcatgcagccctttattacccgaatagcctgacttttatagtaaACTTAACAGGGatggatagtgtctcacacaagattattggtcaaaagcactcagaaaaacaactgcatgaaaacaacccccttgtgaaTAGCAGTCACGTACAtcccgtccttgaagccagctgctggcaacaatacTTCTATAAATTCATCAATTGGGCGTCCTGGttctcatagtcgtcctggtggtttgctcagctgcagcaagccatgggatctttgctgtttcaaaaatccctcaacacatACATTGGGTGAATATCCAGTTGACGGGTAGGACTCcaagggttgtggtaaatgggtcTGCATCAAGCtggtggatggtcactagtggggtccctcaaggctccattttagggccagtcttcttcaatgtctttataaacgATTTGGAGGTAGGACtaggtgttttgagcaaatttgctgacgacaccaaacttggaggagttgtggagtCAGCTGAGGGTGGAAAgtccttgcagagagatctggacagattggagagacgggcaatcaccaaccgcatgaagtgTAACAACAGCAAGTACCAGGTCTTGCatctgggatggggcaaccctggctatacgtacagactgggggacgagaagctggagagcagccccacagagggatctgggggttgtggttgatagcaagctgaatatgaaccagcagtgtgccctggcagccataagggccaaccgtatccgGGGGTGAATCAAGCACGACATCGCTAGTCAGTTGAGGGAATAGATTGttctgctctactctgtgctagtccggcctcacctcgagtactgtgtgcagttctgggaaccacagtaaaaaaaaggacgtaaaactattagagagtgtccagaggagggcaatgaagatggtgaaggtcctagaggggaagacatgaggagcggctgaggtcacttggcctgttcagcctggagaagaggaggctgaggggggacctcatcacagtcaaaaacttcctcacaagggggagtggaggcGCAGGTGCTGACCtattctccttaatcaccagtgacaggacccacgggaatggtgttaagctgaggcaggggaggtttaagctagacatcaggaagaggttcttcactgagagggtggttgcacactggaacaggctccccagggaagtagtcactgcaacgagcctgtctgaatttaagaagagattggactgtgcatttggtcacatggtctaaaattttgggtagacctgtgttgtgccaggagttggactcaatgatccttatggatcccttccaactcgggatattgTATGATTCTCAGATTCTACGATCCCTCTTTGCGAGACTACTCTTCAGCTTCTCATCCCGTAGTCTGTATGCATAGCtagggttgccccatcccaggtgcaggactcagcacttgctcttgttaaacttcaggAGATGTTTACAATACTAATGCAGGAGAGATGGGGTCACTTTTCTTACAAGCTCTGAAAGTTATAGTCAGGTCTTAATTAAGTGTGAACTGtctctctttcccttcagtTTTCCATCTTAATTTGAGGTTTTGACCACCTCATTGAATATCTCAAGCTTTTGGAAGAGCTTTGATGCTTGAAGACAAGGTGTCCTTATAGTTTTTAATCCCCTTCTATCTTTTTCATAACTATGCTCTCAGGGCTCCTATCTGTTTCTCAGCACCGTGGGTTTGACCTGTACAGCAGGACAGTTGGCATTAGTAACCAGGAAGAAGTGATTTGAGGATCAGGTGTTCAGGTTAGGGTTTAGGGATTAGATCTGGCCTCCAGGGTTAGGGATTGAGCAGGGTCTTAGAGGGAGGTTTTCGTGTTCTGCTTTGAATTGACAAATTATTGTCAGGGATTAAGGACTAGGGATTAGCAAAAGGAATAGGTTAAGACTAATAGTAACAGGTAATGTGTCTGGGGTTTGACTTCCAGGTAGTATAGGAGGCTGGGGATTAGAGCAGTGGGTTCCTTTCTGGGTGAGAGGGGCCATTTAGGATAGCACCAGGACCTAAGGTTCCTGGTTAGAAATATTACCAGTGGTCTAACATGAATGTTTTCCCAGTGActgttgcagcagcagcatccttaCCTGAACCTCTCTCACCTCTTCTGaacctttcctttctgttatcAAGACCCTCTTCTCTCCCCCAAATCTCCCACCTTTATTCTCCCAACTTTCCCCTGGCCTCCCCAAATGTGTCACCCTGTTGGGGGCAGCTTTCTGAAGGCCTTTATGACCTCAgaggctctgcctccctgctgttggccagcgaggggctgggacacaagtgacctcacagccaGCATCCACAGGGCTACAAGGAGCTGTTGTGCTCAGGAGGCCTCTTCCCAGCCCACCCAGGAGCACTGGGTGCAGGGGATGCCCTGCACGATCCCTCAGGTTCTCTGCCTGTCAACCAGTTCCTGCTTCAGAAGGCCTCCCAGTTCCTGACAATTCATCAGAAACCTCAGGGCATCCTGAAGGGAATGTCCACCTCTATGTGGACAAGTGAATCAAGACCTGAATGtatattttaggaaaatgttgagaaaactgaagagaagATTGGTATTATTTGTGTGATAGTCCTGACATCTATCCTTCCTTTATTCAGGTGTTTTCCCATAGTTTATAGCACATGCTTTCTCAGGATCATTTACCACAGCAGTACTATGGGGAATCTCATATGGAGAAGAGAATCACGTCCTTCTGATGTCATCCTTTGGTGTCCATTCCTGAAG is part of the Anas acuta chromosome W, bAnaAcu1.1, whole genome shotgun sequence genome and harbors:
- the LOC137847479 gene encoding olfactory receptor 14A16-like, with protein sequence LGIYLAALLGNGLILTAIACDHHLHTPMYFFLFNLALLDLGTITTTVPKAMANSLWDTRTISYADCATQLFMFVAFITAEFSLLTIMAYDRYVAICKPLHYGTIMDSRTCVNMAAATWGSTFLYAVLHTANTFSLLLCKGNALDQFFCEIPQILKLSCSDAYLREVAFIIFCFCSGVACFVFLVLSYVQIFRTVLRMPSEQGQHKAFSTCLPHLTVVSLFISNIMFAYLKPLSISSSSLNLFLAVLYSVVLPAVNPLIYSMRNKELKDTVRKLIWGMFFNTEAHLGDNAVIGPSQHGFMRGPVFFNVFINDLEVGLGVLSKFADDTKLGGVVESAEGGKSLQRDLDRLERRAITNRMKCNNSKYQHRGFDLYSRTVGISNQEEVI